The following proteins come from a genomic window of Perognathus longimembris pacificus isolate PPM17 chromosome 12, ASM2315922v1, whole genome shotgun sequence:
- the Plekhf2 gene encoding pleckstrin homology domain-containing family F member 2 isoform X2, translating into MRSAPALSSQVLRCKPGRTRLTKLQLQLLDASPSQESKVRRLRAPQRRLGRRSCSDVEGKTPPGTAPPPGASRRTRGRGEETRKKGRVASRVGVLVLARPRLACGRGRARARAGEARPGGRCGVPREGRGSHLRASAPAGCSPASPPAASGSFRLRGAAGRAHREGRGWERAKSLRPESATRKSRMFGAATAARAKPGS; encoded by the exons ATGCGCTCAGCACCTGCGCTCAGCTCACAGGTGCTGCGATGCAAACCTGGGAGGACACGTTTAACCAAGCTCCAGTTACAGCTGCTAG ACGCTTCTCCCAGCCAGGAAAGTAAGGTACGGCGACTACGCGCACCCCAAAGACGACTGGGCAGGCGATCCTGCAGCGATGTGGAGGGAAAGACTCCGCCAGGGACAGCCCCGCCCCCTGGCGCGTCGCGCCGGacgagggggcggggcgaggaAACCAGGAAGAAAGGGCGGGTTGCTAGCAGGGTGGGTGTCCTTGTGCTCGCGCGCCCGCGCCTAGCGTGTGGGCGGGGGCGCGCTCGTGCGCGCGCAGGAGAGGCCCGCCCAGGCGGCCGTTGTGGGGTtccccgggaggggcgggggagtcaCCTGCGAGCTTCGGCGCCTGCCGGCTGCTCGCCCGCCAGCCCGCCCGCCGCGTCTGGGTCGTTTCGGCTGCGCGGGGCCGCGGGCCGCGCACACCGGGAAGGCCGGGGCTGGGAACGAGCCAAGAGTCTGCGCCCCGAGTCGGCAACGAGGAAGAGTCGGATGTTCGGCGCCGCCACTGCTGCCCGCGCCAAGCCCGG GTCATGA